In Pseudomonadota bacterium, the DNA window CGGCAAAAATGGATTTTTACTGGCGCGAGAATGAAAGCGCCCCGCCCTCCTCCTTTTTCCCCGAAAGCGGTGATGACACATGGTTATGGCCGGGGCACGGCATCCGGCTTGATGACGGCAGTCTGCTGATTTTCGCGATGCGTGTCCGTGAAACCGATCACGCCGCTGATGAACCGCCTGATCCGCTGGGTTTTGAAACTGTCGCGTACCTCGCCATATCCATTGATAATCCTGATGACAATCCTGCCGATTGGCATTTACAAACGCTGACCCCGCCCGACAATCAGGCCGGAATCATTTTCGGCGCAGGCGGTGTCGTAAAAGATGATGCGTATCTTTATGCGCTTGGCGTCCGCGACGCCGCTCCGGAAAAACCGGTTTATGCCGCACGCTGGTCTTTAGACAGTCTCGCAAAACAGGATATGAGCGGAGCGGAATACTGGTGCGGCGATAAATGGAAAAAAAATATCGATGATGCCGTACCGCTCTTTGAAAATGCACAGACGGAAATGTCGCTGCATTACGACCCGGATCGCAAGGAATATCTGTGTATCCAGACGAGCGGTTTCGGCGATACCGCGCTGACAATCCGTTCCGCCGCCCGCCCCGAAGGATTATGGAGCGAACCGGAAACGATCTGCGACCTGCCCAAAAGCGAGAATAAAAACCTTATTTCCTATGCGGGCAAAGCCCATCCGCATCTAACGGCGGAAAACGGCACATTGCTGAGCTACGTTACGAACAGCTTGAATATTAAAGATATTTTTGACGATGAGGCATTATATTATCCGCGCTTCGTCAAATTTCCCGCCAAGAAATATTGACATATGTCACTATATTATGATAAAAGTATTCTCTTTTACATGACAGAGAATGAAAGGGAACATCTCCTTTGGATATGCCCGATACAACACCGCAGCACGAAATGTCCGAAGAGGCCGCCCTCGTCAATCTGAATCTCAGAATGGCCAACAGCCTGCATGACGTCTATGACATTTTAACGGGCGCGTTTTCTGACCTGTCTCCCGCCGATAAAGCCGCCGTTGTGCGCAAGGAATTTTTCGATGATCCGCCCAATGACGAGGCGATGATCCGCGAAGTGCTGGATAACCTCCATAAAGCGGGAAACAGCCCCGATAATGCGCTGCAAACCTATATCATGGCGGAAGTTTTCGCCGCATTAGCGGAAAATAACGACCCTTTCCCACTCATTCCGCCTTTGCAAAAACATCTGGGCCGCCTGACGGATGCCGAATATGCCCGCCCCGCAAAACTGAGCGAAGCCTTTCAGGAAGCCATCATGGAAACGCTGGGAATTGAACCGCCGGATAACCAGAAAATGGCGATTGATGTCCGCAATCCCTTCGCGGCACTGGCAAAGCCGCAAAACGGCCATGATGCGGATAGCGCGCAACCCCCGACACATGCCAATCTGCGCCGCTATCTTGGCCGCAACGGCAAATAGCCCTTTTGTCTTAAGGATATAAATCATGGATATGGATGATGACAGATTAAGCGGTCTTTCCCCCGCGGCAAAAGACATTGTTTTACGTATCGAAACCGTCACCCGTGCGCAGGAAGCACTGGAAATTTTGCGCACCGATTTTGCCGCCCTACCCGCTGACGAGCGTAAAACACTGGTCATGGATTATTTCCTTAAAGAAATGAAACTTGATGATCCGCAATTTCTGACACTCGCCAGTGCCGAGCTGGCCGAACCGCCCCGCAATGATGATGCGCTTTTTGAAGGCTATGTTTTTGCCGAATTTTTTGCCGCCGTTGCCGAGGCCGAACATGACTCCCCCGTTATTCCCGCCCTGCAAAAATATGTCGGTGCGCTGACGGATGAAGAATACCGCCGCCCCGAAATATTATCGCTGGCCCTGCGTCAGGCGTTTCAAGAGGCGCTGCAAGGCACGGAAAGTGACGACAAGAATGCGGATATCATCCCCGGCGATGTGCGCAACCCTTTCCGCGCCGCCGCTGAAAAAGCCGCGCAGGATAACGGCCAGCCTTCCGTGCCGTCTCACGCCCATCTGCGGAACTATCTCGGCAAGAAAAAATGACGCAGCCCGAAACTGCCCCCTAAAACTGTCTTGAAGACGGGACGGCATCCTTGCCGCCGCGGCTTTTTTCACCTAT includes these proteins:
- a CDS encoding DUF5005 domain-containing protein — encoded protein: MAMKDIFNTAKEENLFHRNPRWLGGDGASSVDLGDGRVLWLFGDSFIASDDNSTRADATMVRNSIAIQTGNDPATAKMDFYWRENESAPPSSFFPESGDDTWLWPGHGIRLDDGSLLIFAMRVRETDHAADEPPDPLGFETVAYLAISIDNPDDNPADWHLQTLTPPDNQAGIIFGAGGVVKDDAYLYALGVRDAAPEKPVYAARWSLDSLAKQDMSGAEYWCGDKWKKNIDDAVPLFENAQTEMSLHYDPDRKEYLCIQTSGFGDTALTIRSAARPEGLWSEPETICDLPKSENKNLISYAGKAHPHLTAENGTLLSYVTNSLNIKDIFDDEALYYPRFVKFPAKKY